The DNA sequence CTGGATGTCTTCCAGGTCCTGCGCGCTGATGATGCCCTGGGCGGCCAGCATCTCGGCGTGGGCCAGGCTGCCCTCGATGTCGGCGCGCCAGAGGCGCTTGTCGAAGGTGACGCTGGAGGTGTAGCGCTTGACCAGCTCGCTCATCGGTTCGGAGAACAGGGCGGACCAGGCTTGCGACTTCTTGTCGAGTTGATGGGTGCTCATCGGCGGGCGGCTCAGGGAAGGGGACAATCGGAGAATCTGCGCGGATTGTAGAGAGCGCGCCTGTCCACTGCCTTGACCCCGCCCGGCGTTCGCCATGTTCATGCCCCCCGAATCCGATCCGAACGACCTGCCGGACGACCTTTGCCAGGGCGGCGTCGTGCTGCGCACCGTGCTGTTCGTGCACGGGGTGGTGGCGCTGGGGCTGGGTTTCCGGGCGCTGTCGGTCCGCCAGTGGCTGGTCGACGTGTCGGTGGTGGTGGCCGCCGTGCTGCCGGCCACGCTGGTGTGGCTGCTGGCGGCGTGTGCGCTGGGGCGGGCGCGGCTGCGGGTGCCCCAGCGTGCCCAGCCGGCGGTGGCGTGGCTGGTGCTGTGCGGCCTGGGCGCGGCCTGCGGGGCGATGGCGTGGACGCTGCTCGTCTGGCTCGGCCAGATCGACGAGGGCTGGCCGACCGGCCTGGCCACCGTCGGCAGCGGGGCGGCGCTGTCCGGCGCGGTGTTCCACTGGCTGCGCCAGCGCACCCGGATGCGCCTGCCGGCCGGCACCCAGGCGCGGCTGGCGGAGCTGCAGTCGCGCATCCGGCCGCATTTCCTCTTCAACGCGCTCAACAGCGCGATCGCGCTGGTGCGGGTCGATCCGGCCCAGGCCGAGGCCGTGCTGGAAGACCTGTCGGAGCTGTTCCGCGCCGCGCTGGTCGGCTCGGGCGAGCGGGTCACGCTGGGCGAGGAGGTGGAACTGGCGCAGCGCTACCTGGCGATCGAGCAGGTGCGCTTCGGCGACCGGCTGAACGTGCGCTGGAAGATCGACCCGCTGGTGGAGAACGCCTGGGTGCCTTCGCTGCTGCTGCAGCCGCTCGTCGAGAACGCCGTCAAGCACGGGGTGGAGCCTTCGCCCACGGGAGGCGCCATCCGCATCCGGGCGCAGGCCCGCCACGGCCACGCCCTGGTCACCATCACCAACACGGTGCCCGAAGGCCGGCCCCGCAAGGGACACGGCATGGCCCTGCACAACGTGCGCGACCGGCTGCAGCTGCTGCACGATCTGGACATGCGTTTCGAAGCCGGTCCGATCGAGGGCGGGCGGTTCCGGGTGCGGCTGCTGGTGCCGCTGGTGAAGGGCACCGAAACCGCCCGGGGATCGGCACAGCGGCAGAAGGACAAGGAGAAGCAACCATGAGCACCTTGCGTGTCCTGCTGGTCGATGACGAGGCGCTGTCGCGCCTGCGCCTGCGCACGCTGCTGGGCGACTGCGTCGATCCGGTCTGTAGCGTGGTCGGCGAGGCCGCCACGGCACCTGCGGCCTTGCACTGGCTGACGCTGCACCAGGCGGACGTCGTGCTGCTCGACATCCACATGCCCGGCATGGACGGGCTGCAGCTCGCCGAGCGCCTGCGCGGCCTGCCGCGGGCGCCGGCGGTCATTTTCGTCACGGCACATGCCGAGCACGCGCTGGCGGCGTTCGAGGTCGAGGCGGTCGACTACCTGACCAAGCCGGTGCGGCGGCTGCGGCTGCAGGCGGCGCTGCTGCGGGTGGCCCAGCGGCTGCCCGGACCGGTGGCCACGGCCCCTGCGCCGCTGGACGCACTGCCGGCCACCCCCGTGATCGTGGTGCACGAGCGCGGCGAACTGCTGCGGGTGCCGCTGGCCGAGGTGCTCTATCTCAAGGCCGAGCAGAAGTACGTGACGCTGCGCACCGCGCGGCAGGCCTTGCTGCTGGACGAGTCGCTGGCAGAGCTGGAGGAGCGCATGGGCGACCGCTTCCTGCGCATCCACCGCAATGCGCTGGTGGCGCGGCATGCGGTGGTGGCGCTGGAGCGTCGCGACGACAGCGACGGGGCCGAGGGCTGGGCCGTGCGGATCGCACCGACGGACGAGTGGCTGGCGGTGTCCCGGCGGCAGCTCGTCGCGGTGCGCGAAATGCTGGCGGCGGAGGGGTTGTGAGGCCAGTCACGCGCTGCCTTTACACTCCGCCCCACCATGCGGCAGAAATTGATCGTGATCCTGGGGATTTTTGTCCTGCTGTGCGGCAGTTGGATCAGCAGCGCCGCCATGGTCACGCATGACAGTCTGCATACCCCCATCAATACCGAAGATGGCGTGTCGTTCGAGGAAAGTGTCCTTGATGATCTGCGCCCAGGGTCGCTCTCGCCGGAACACCTGTCATCCGGAGCGGCCTTGCAAGACCACGCGCCGCCGTTCTGCTTGACGCCATTGCGCCAGGTGTCGATTCCGGTGCGCCACCCGCAGGCGCTGGCCGAGAACCCACGCCCGCCGCCATTTCTGGGGACGCTGCGCCGTCCTCCCAAGGGGCTGACAGCACACGCCTGAACCGCACCCCCTGCGGTCAGCAGCGCTTTGCTTGCGCCGTCGCTGTCTCTCCTCGATCTGCTGACGCTGCACAGCCGTACAGCAGATGCCTCCCACGTCGATGTGCACTGGCTGATCGGGCCAGTGCCGCGCCGTTTCCTTGCCTGCGGCGAGGAAGTCTGGTGCCAACCACCTCTTGTCATGGAAATTGCATTACTTTTTGGGCTGATCCTGCTCAACGGCTTGTTCGCGATGTCGGAGATCGCCCTGGTGACCGCCCGCAAGGCTCGGTTACAGAAACTGCTGGACAGTGGCGACGCCGCTGCGGCTGCCGCCATCAAGCTGGGTGAAGACCCGACCCGTTTCCTTTCCACCATCCAGATCGGCATCACCTCGATCGGTGTGCTCAACGGCATCGTGGGCGAAGCTGCGCTGGCCGCTCCGCTGGCCCTCTGGCTCAGCCAGACCGGGGTGCCCGATCCTTACAGCACCTACGGCGCGACAGGTCTCGTCGTGGTGCTGATCACCTACTGCTCCATCGTCGTAGGCGAACTCGTGCCCAAGCGCATCGGGCAGTCTCAGCCGGAGTTGTTCGCGCGGCTGGTGGCGCGGCCGATCGATGGCCTGGCCATCCTGACCAAGCCCTTCGTGCTGCTGCTGTCGGCCTCGACCCACGGGCTTCTGCGGCTGCTGGGTGTCCGCGACAACGGCCAGAGCGCCGTGACCGAGGAGGAGATCCATGCCATGCTGGCCGAAGGGACCACGGCCGGCGTCATCGAATCGCACGAGCACACGATGGTGCGCAATGTCTTCCGGCTGGACGACCGCCAGATCCGCTCGCTGATGGTGCCGCGCAGCGACATCATCACGCTGGACACCGATCTGGACGTGCAGGAGAACCTGACGCGCATCCGCGAGAGCAACCACGCGCGGTTCCCGGTGGTCAAGGGCGGGCTCGATCAGGTGCTGGGTGTCGTCAACGCGCGCCAGTGGCTGTCCACCCTGCTGGTGGATGGCCCGGGTGTCCTGGCCGAACAGCCGTTCCAGACCCCGCTGTACATCCCGGAAACCATCACGGGGATGGAGTTGCTCGACAACTTCCGCTCGTCCGACATGCAGATGGCGTTTGTCATCGACGAGTACGGCGAGATCCAGGGCATCGTGACGCTGCAGGATCTGATCGAGGCCATCACGGGCGAATTCCGTCCGCGTGACCCGGAGACGTCCTGGGCCTTGCAGCGCGAAGATGGTTCGTGGCTTCTGGACGGGCACATTCCCGTGCAGGAACTCAAGGATCGGCTGGAGCTGAGCGCCGTGCCGGAGGAGCACAAGGGCCGCTTCCACACGCTCGGTGGCATGTTCATGCTGCTGATCGGCCGCCTGCCGGCGGAGGCGGATGTCGTGACCTGGGAGGGCTGGCGCTTCGAGGTGGTGGACATGGACGGCAAGGCCATCGACAAGGTGCTGGCGAGCCGGCTGGTGCCCGAGGCCCCTGGGCTGGATGCCGCCAGCGGGAGAGCCGCGCCATGAACTGGATCCGCTGGCGAAGCCCCGTGCTGCTCGGATTGGTGTGTTTCCTGGCCGGCTGTCCTGACGGGTATCCGACCAGCCACCCCGAGGACGCTGACTTTCCCGCAAGTTCCGTCGACCTGACGCAGGTGCAGCGCCTGCAGCGTCTCAACGAGATGGGCGCGGACACCAGCCCGCATCTGCGTTGGAATTACACCCTGGCGACGGGATGCCGGCTGCAGGTTGAACACCAGGAGCGGCGGCTGTTTGCCCGCAGCCAGGTGGCGAGTGTTCCGCTCTTCGGGACCGAGATCCGCATCGAGGCGCTGGAAACGGAGCCAGAGCTGTACCGCGTGATCGGCGTGCGCGATGCGGCTGGGCAGGCGCAGTCCCAGGACGCGCTCACCCTGCTGCATGACCAGGGGAGCTGGCCAGATGCGATCCAGTTCCGGGCCTTGCTGACCCATCTGCAGCGAGACTGCCGTGCATCCGGCGCATCGGCCACGCCTGTCCTCTCCAGCCCGCCATGAGTACCGTCCCTGCGCACGACCGCCCCGCCCACCCGACCTTCCGCGAAGCCTTCCTCTACTGGCTGCGGCTCGGTTTCATCAGCTTCGGCGGTCCGGCTGGGCAGATCGCGGTGATGCATGCCGAGCTGGTGGACAAACGCCGCTGGATCAGCGAACAGCGCTTCCTGCACGCGCTGAACTACTGCATGGTGCTGCCCGGTCCCGAGGCGCAGCAACTCGCCATCTACCTCGGCTGGCTGCTGCACCGCACCTGGGGCGGGATCGTGGCCGGGGTGCTGTTCGTGCTCCCTTCGCTGTTCATCCTGGCGGGGCTGACCTGGGTCTACCTGGCGTTCGGCGATGTCCCGGCCGTGAAGGGGATCTTCGACGGCATCAAGCCTGCCGTGGTCGCCATCGTCGTCTTCGCGGCCTGGCGGATCGGCGCGCGGGCCTTGAAGAACCGGGTGCTGCAGGCGATGGCGGCGCTGTCCTTCGTCGCGCTGTTCGGGTTCGGCGTGCCGTTTCCCGCCATCGTGCTGGCGGCGGGGTTGATCGGGCTGGTCGGGGGCCGGGTTGCGCCGCAGCATTTCCAGACGGGTGGCGGCGGACATGGCGCTGCGCAGGCCCGCCACGCCCCCGCGCTGATCGACGACGACACCCCTGCACCACCCCATGCGCGCTTCCGCTGGGGCTACCTGCTGGCGCTGGTGGGCGTGGCATTCGGGCTGTGGGTCGGCATGGTGGCGCTGCTGCTCGGCCAGCCGGTGCTGCACGACATGGGGGTCTTCTTCACCAAGGCGGCGCTGCTGACCTTCGGCGGTGCCTACGCGGTGCTGCCCTATGTCTACCAGGGCGGCGTCGAGACCCACGGCTGGCTGACCGGCCCGCAGATGATGGACGGGCTGGCGCTGGGCGAGACGACGCCGGGACCGCTGATCATGGTGGTGGCCTTCGTCGGCTTTGTCGGCGCCTGGACCAAGGAGATTTTCGGGCCGGACGCGCTGGCCGCGGCGGGCATGGCGGGGGCGGCGGTGGCGACGTTCTTCACCTTCCTGCCGAGCTTCGTCTTCATCCTGGCGGGCGCACCGCTGGTCGAGTCCACCCGGGGCAACCTGAAGTTCACCGCACCGCTGACCGGCATCACGGCGGCGGTGGTCGGCGTGATCCTGAACCTCGCGGTGTTCTTCGGCTGGCATGTCGTCTGGCCGAGGGCGACCGCCGCGGCGCCGTTTTCCGGCGGGGTCGAGGTGTTCTCGGCGGCCGTGGCGGTGGTGGCCTTTGTCGCGCTGTGGCACCACAAGCAGGACATCATGAAAGTGCTCGCGGTCTGCGCCGGGATGGGGTTGCTGCGGAGCCTGATGGGCTGACTCAGTGGGCGTGGGTGTGGTGCGCGTCGGGCGCGTGCGCATGGGCGTGGCGCATCGGCGTGTGGATGTGCCGGTGACTGTGTTCGCCTGACGGTACCGGGTCGTGGGTGTGGTCGTGGTGGCCGTCGTCGTGGCGGTGGGCGTGTTCGTGCTCCAGCGCCTCGTGCGCATGTTCATGGGCATGCGACTCGGCCAGATGCAGCAGCACGCCGCCCAGCATCGCCGCGCAGCCCACCAGCATCGCGATCCCCCAGCCCCGATCGCCCAGCGCCACAGCCGTCAGCGCCCCGAGGAACGGCGCCAGCGCGAACACCGAGCCGGTGCGGGCGGCGCCGAAACTGCGCTGCGCCAGCAGGTAGAAGCGCAGGCTCAGCCCATAGCCGGACGCGCCGACCGCCAGCAGCGCCGCCACCGCAGTCCACGCGGGCACCGCCTCCCCCGCCAGCACCGCGAGCAGCCCCGACGCCGACGCCCCGAGCGCCGCCTTGACCATCACGACCTGTCCCGGATCGCGCTCGGCCAGTGCCCGCGAGACGGTGTTGTCCGCCCCCCAGGCGACCGTCGCCACCAGCACGGCCAGCAACCCGGCCAGGCCAGCGCGCCCGTCCAGCCCCTGGTCGAACACCAGCAGCACGCCGCCGCACAGGATCAAGCCCATCGCGGCCAGCACCCGTCCGTCCAGCGATTCCCGGTACAGCAGCCGCGCCAGCAGCGCCGTGAACAGCGCCTCCAGCGTCAGCATCAGCGAGGCGCTCGCCCCGCTGGTGCGCTGCAGGCCCCAGGCCAGCGCCACCGGCCCGAGCACCGCGCCGAACGCCGCCATCAGCAGCAGGCGTGGCGCATCGCCGCGCTGCAGTTGGGCCTCGCGCTCGACCGGCTGGCGCAGCACCGCCCCGAGCAGCGCCGCTCCCGCGTACAGCAGACCCGCCGTGACGAAGGGGCCGAGGCCGCGGCCGAAGTGCTGCACCAGCGGCGTGCTCAGTCCGAACAGCGCCGAGGCCAGCAGCGCCAGCGCGGCCCCGCGCCACACCGGATCGTGGCGAAGACGGTCGGGGGCTGCGCGCACCTCACTGCCCGGTGTGGTTGGCCGCGATGAAGTTGCCGATCGGCGTGTAGAACAGGTAGAGCGCCTCCTTGGCCTTGTCGGTGGCGGCCGGGTTGCGGAAGGTCAGGCGCCATTCCTTGCCCTTCTTGCCGTCGATCTGCTCGATCTTCTCGGGCTTGGTGATGGCCTGCCAGGACTTCTCGACCTTGTTGCCGCTGACGAGCTGGTTCTTGTACTGCGTGGCGCAGCCGACGACGGTGGCTTCGGTGGCCGGCTTGCTGCCGTGGAAATGGCAGCTTGCGTCAGCGCCAGCGTATGCGGCCGGCATGGCCAACAAGGCGGCGGCGGAAAGGGTGGCAGTGCGTGCGATGGCGATGGGGTTCATGGTGAGGTTCCTGGGTGAATGGAGTGAAGTGTCGGCGGAAGGTCGGGTTCAAAGGGTGTTGCGGTCCGGGTCCACGGTCTTCTCGACGTCCATGTCCTCGTGCAGATGGCGGTGTTCCTGCTCGGGGAAACGGAAGCTGTCCGGGTCGCTGTCGTGCGAGTAACCGTGCAATTGCATCAAGAGCAGCAGCGCGCCCAGATACATCAGCAGCTGGTTCGCCGCGAAGCTGAACCGTGCGAACGACGGCCGCTGCCGCCAGACCGCCAGCAGCGCCACCATCACGGTCAGCGCCGCGATCTGGCCGATCTCCACCCCGAGGTTGAAGCTCAGGATGCGCAGCAGCATCGCGGTGCTGTCATCCCCCAACGGCAATTGCTGCAGGCGCGTGGACAGCCCGAACCCGTGCAGCAGCCCGAAGCCGAAGACGGCCGCGAGCAGGTTCGGCGACGCCATGCCGAGGTGTTTCTGGAAGCCGCCGTTGTTGTCGAAGGCCTTGTACATCACGCTCAGCGCGATCACGGCGTCGATCAGGTAGTAGTTCCAGGTGATGCCGTAGAAGGTGGCGAAGACCAGCGTGAGGCAGTGCCCGAGCGTGAACACGGTGACGAACTTCGCCACGTCCTTGAACGTGGTGAGGAAGAACACCACGCCGAACAGGAACAGCAGGTGGTCGTGGCCGGTGAGCATGTGCGTGGCACCGAGCCCGATGTATTGCACGTAGCCCCCGCTGAGCATGCGCTCGCGGTCTTCGGCGGAGATGCCGTGGGCGTCGGCGAGGAGGGGTGTCAGCAGCGTCAGGCACAACGCCAGCCCAGGAAGGGCATGGGCGGCCAGACGCCGCCAGAAGGCAGGCAGGGAATTCAAGGAGAGTCCTCGTCAGATGGGGATCGAATCGGATGCCTTGGGCCTGCGGTGGTGCAGGCGCTGGGGCAGGGAAACCGAACCGGAGATCAGACGAGGGGTCGGGGAGGGCGCAGCGGGCTGTCCAGTACGGGGCCGGGACAGAACAGGCCGGTCCCGGGGACCAGGACGGCGGCGCCTGGCAGGCAGAGGGGCGTCTGGTGCGGGATCAGCACCGCCCATTGCGACAGGCTGCTGGTGTCGAGGTGCCCATGCGAGGTCGGTGCGTCCAGCCCGTCCTCCATGTGCAGGTCACCATCGGTGTGGTGGTGGTGACCCACCGCTTCGGCATGCACCCAGACGTGCTCGATGGCCCCGGACGGCCTTCCAGGATCGGAAGGCAGCAGCGGGACGAGCAACTGTTGCCATAGCAGGCACACCAGCAGGAGGATCCGGATACCGAGGCGCATCGGGGGCGGATTCTAGCCACGAAGTGCGCCCCAGATGGCCGACCGGCTGCTCAGCGCTCCACGGCGCCCAGGTCGATCTTGGTGCCCTTGACCGTGCGGGCCACCGGGGTGAGGCTCGATCCGAGCTGGTGGTTCACCCCGTACGCAGCGGCTGCGGCTGGAGCGGCCTGACCGGCATCGACGATGGCGCTGCCCGCCAGCGGCGAGAACGTCGCGGCGTCGAAGGGCATGGCGCTGCCGGTGAGCAGGTTGGCAGCACCCTTGACCTGGCCCTTGAGCGTCTTCCACTGCGTGGTGTCGGTCCAGCCGGTGCGGATCCAGTTGACGCCGAGGTTCAGGATGCCGTCCGGGGTGTAGCTCGGCGACAGCGAGTCGTTCTCGGCCTGGCGCATGTTCAGCTCCGTCACCGTGCTGTCGAACCAGAACACGTTGTTCCAGGCCTCCACCGTCTCCGCGGTGGTCGAGATCTGGAAGATGCGCGCGCCGCTGCCGGTGCCGTGGACCGTGTTGTTGAAGAAGTACAGCGTGCCCTTGCGGAACAGCGACTCGCCCCAGTTGGCCCCCGCCGGCGCGCCGAAGTGGTCCCCGCCGTAGTGGAAGAAGCTGCCGTCGTCGCCGTTCTTCTTGATCTGGTTGCCGTAGACGAAGCTGGTGCGGTAGGCCGGGGTGGCCAGCGCGGTGACGGGGAAGTCCTCGGCTTCGACCATGTCGATGGCACGGGCGCCGCCTTCGATGCGGTTGTAGCGCACGACCATGCCTGCCGAGCGGTCCTTGGCCGAGTTGCCCAGCGAGCCGGCACGCAGCGGACCGTAGCGGTTGAACTCGATCACCATGCCGACGCTCTGCGTGTAGGTGGTGTGCATGTGGTCATCGCCGACGATGCCGTGGCCCCACATGTAGTTGCCGGCGATGCGGATGTCGCGGGTCTGCGCGAAGAGGCCCTCGTCGTTGGACTTGGTGAAGATCCCCATCTGGCAGTCGCTGATCTCGTTGTCGGCGATCAGGATGTTGTGGCCGCGGTCCACCCAGATGCAGGCGCCGAAGGGGTCGTAGGTCTTGGTGGCGCCGGCTGCATTCTTGAAGGTGTAGCTGGGATGGCCGGCGCGGATGTTCAGCCCGTCGATCGAGATCCAGCTCGGGTAATCCGTGTAGGTGCCGCTCGCGTTCGCCTTGATGGCGATGATGGTGCGGCCCTGGTGGATGTCGCGCGTTTCGGTCGTGTTGCCATAGGCGGTACCCAGCGCGGCGCGGGTGGTGGCGCCGTTGCCTTCGATGATCGGACGTTCGTTGTTCGGGCCGCGCACGCCACAGATCCGCACCGGCGCCGCTTCCGTGCCGGAGGCGGCCACCATGAACTTGCCCTTGTACGGGGTGGCCGTGTAGAAGATGCGCACCGTGTCACCGGCCTTCAGCGCTTCCCACGGCACCGTGTCGAGCGAGGTGTAGGCCTTGCCGGGGCCGACCTGGTAGTCGACGCCCTTGCCTGAGGCGACACAGGCCGTCAGCGCCAGACCCTCGACCGGCGGGGCCGGTGTCGGGGCGGCCACGGGCGCTGGGCTGGGCGCTGCAACAGGGCTGGGGGCGGGTGCGGGCGATGCCACCGGGGTGGGGCTGGGCGATGCCACCGGAGTGGGCGACGCCACCGGCGCTGGGCTGGGCGATGCCACAGGGGAGGGGGTCGGAGCGGGGGTGGGTGCTCCGCTCACACTGAGCACGGTGCCTGACTCCCCCCCGCCGCAGGCCGTGAGTCCACCGGCCAGCGTCAGGCAGGTTGCCATCCACAAGGTGCGTACGTGCGCTGTTCTGATCTGGTCCATCGGGTCCTTCTTCTGGGTTGCTGCAGGGATGGCAGCGAAGATAGGCGGGCGGCTCGGCGGCACCAGTAAGCAATTTTCTTTACTGTAACGGCCAGAGTGACGCAACAAAGATTCGCTTTTTGATCTGTTTTTGTAATTTTTCCACTTATTCGCGGGACAGAAAAAATCGGCTTTCCGGTCTGGATCGTGTGTTGTTTCACGCAGACCGGGGCCGGTGTGGCGCAGGCTGCAAGCGCCGGTCACAAGGCGTAGCCGGTGATCCGGTGGGGCATCCGCTCCGGATCGCCGCATCTCCACACCTCCCGTTGCAGACGAAGGGTGTTTGCATCGTCTGCAGCGCCTCGCGCGAGGCGCTGCAGACCCGCTCAGCGTTCGACCGCGCCCAGATCGCTGGCGGTGCCGTTGACGCGGCGCGCGACCGGACGGCGCAGGGCGTCCAGCTGGTAGGCCAGCGGATGTGCGTAGACCACTGCGGGCTGCGCCGCGGCACGATCGGTCAGTGCCGAGCCGCTCACGGGCTGCATCGACGCCGCGTCGAACGGCAGGCTGGTGCCCGTGACCAGCCATTGCGTGCCGCTGACCGAACCGCCCACGGTGTGCCACGGGTCGCTGTCCTGCCAGCCCGTGCTGATCCAGTTCACGCCCAGGTTCAGCACGCCACCGCCCACCCAGGGCGCCGCCACTTCCTGGTTCATGCGCAGATTGCGCTGCACCACGGTCGGGGCGAAGTGGATGGCGTTGTTCCAGGCTTCGACCGTCTCCTGCGTGGTCGAGATCTGGAACACCCAGGCCTGCGTGCCCTTGAGCAGCAGGGTGTTGTTCCAGAAATGCAGCGTGCCCTTGCGGAACAGCGGCTCGCCCCAGCCGGCCCCTGGTGCGCTGCCGAAGTGGTCGCCACCGTAGTGGATGACGCTGCCGGTGTCGCCGGTCTTGACGATCTGGTTGCCGTAGACATGGGTCGTGCGGTAGGCGGGCAGTGCCAGGGCGGTTCCGGGGAAGTCCTCGGCCTCGACCAGATCGATCGCGTGGGCGCCTTCCTCGATCCGGTTGTAGCGGATGACCGTGCCGACCGAGCGGTCCTTGATCGCGTTGCCGGGCGAGCCGCTGCGCAGCGGGCCGTAGTCGTTGAACTCGACCACCGTGCCCACGCTCTGCAGGTAGGTGCTGTGCTCGTGCCAGTCGCCGACGATGCCATGGCCGGCGAAGCGGTTGCCGGCGATGCGCAGGTTGCGCGTCACCGCGAAGTCGCCGTCGTCGGTGGACTTGCTGAAGACGCCCATCTGGCAGTCGGTGATCTCGTTGTCGGCGATGGTGATGTGCTGGCCGCGGTCGATCCAGATGCAGGCGCCGAACGGCGCGTACGGGCGCTCCACGCCGGCCGCCGTGCGGTAGCGGTAGTCGGGGTGGCCGCGGGTGATCTTCAGCCCGTCGATCTGGATGTGGCGCGGGTAGGCGGTCCAGGCTTCGGTGGCCAGCGACTTGAGGACGATGACGGAGCGGTCCTGGTGGACGTGGCTGTAGACAAGGGTGTTGCTGTAGAGCGGGCCGAGGGCGGCGCGGGTGGTGGCGCCGCTGCCGTCGATCACCGGACGCTCGCCGTTCGGTCCGCGCACGCCGCAGACCCGGATCGGTGCGTCGGCGGTGCCCTGGCCGGCGATCAGGAACTTGCTGCGGTAGGGCGTGTCGCGGTGGAAGACGCGCACGGTGTCACCGGCCCGCAGCGACTCCCACGGCACGGCGTCGAGGCTGGTGTAGGGCTGGCCGGTGCCGACGCGGTAGTCGGTGCCGCGACCGGAGGGCACG is a window from the Sphaerotilus montanus genome containing:
- a CDS encoding hemolysin family protein; protein product: MEIALLFGLILLNGLFAMSEIALVTARKARLQKLLDSGDAAAAAAIKLGEDPTRFLSTIQIGITSIGVLNGIVGEAALAAPLALWLSQTGVPDPYSTYGATGLVVVLITYCSIVVGELVPKRIGQSQPELFARLVARPIDGLAILTKPFVLLLSASTHGLLRLLGVRDNGQSAVTEEEIHAMLAEGTTAGVIESHEHTMVRNVFRLDDRQIRSLMVPRSDIITLDTDLDVQENLTRIRESNHARFPVVKGGLDQVLGVVNARQWLSTLLVDGPGVLAEQPFQTPLYIPETITGMELLDNFRSSDMQMAFVIDEYGEIQGIVTLQDLIEAITGEFRPRDPETSWALQREDGSWLLDGHIPVQELKDRLELSAVPEEHKGRFHTLGGMFMLLIGRLPAEADVVTWEGWRFEVVDMDGKAIDKVLASRLVPEAPGLDAASGRAAP
- the chrA gene encoding chromate efflux transporter yields the protein MSTVPAHDRPAHPTFREAFLYWLRLGFISFGGPAGQIAVMHAELVDKRRWISEQRFLHALNYCMVLPGPEAQQLAIYLGWLLHRTWGGIVAGVLFVLPSLFILAGLTWVYLAFGDVPAVKGIFDGIKPAVVAIVVFAAWRIGARALKNRVLQAMAALSFVALFGFGVPFPAIVLAAGLIGLVGGRVAPQHFQTGGGGHGAAQARHAPALIDDDTPAPPHARFRWGYLLALVGVAFGLWVGMVALLLGQPVLHDMGVFFTKAALLTFGGAYAVLPYVYQGGVETHGWLTGPQMMDGLALGETTPGPLIMVVAFVGFVGAWTKEIFGPDALAAAGMAGAAVATFFTFLPSFVFILAGAPLVESTRGNLKFTAPLTGITAAVVGVILNLAVFFGWHVVWPRATAAAPFSGGVEVFSAAVAVVAFVALWHHKQDIMKVLAVCAGMGLLRSLMG
- a CDS encoding DUF6488 family protein, which codes for MNPIAIARTATLSAAALLAMPAAYAGADASCHFHGSKPATEATVVGCATQYKNQLVSGNKVEKSWQAITKPEKIEQIDGKKGKEWRLTFRNPAATDKAKEALYLFYTPIGNFIAANHTGQ
- a CDS encoding DMT family transporter, producing MRAAPDRLRHDPVWRGAALALLASALFGLSTPLVQHFGRGLGPFVTAGLLYAGAALLGAVLRQPVEREAQLQRGDAPRLLLMAAFGAVLGPVALAWGLQRTSGASASLMLTLEALFTALLARLLYRESLDGRVLAAMGLILCGGVLLVFDQGLDGRAGLAGLLAVLVATVAWGADNTVSRALAERDPGQVVMVKAALGASASGLLAVLAGEAVPAWTAVAALLAVGASGYGLSLRFYLLAQRSFGAARTGSVFALAPFLGALTAVALGDRGWGIAMLVGCAAMLGGVLLHLAESHAHEHAHEALEHEHAHRHDDGHHDHTHDPVPSGEHSHRHIHTPMRHAHAHAPDAHHTHAH
- a CDS encoding HupE/UreJ family protein produces the protein MNSLPAFWRRLAAHALPGLALCLTLLTPLLADAHGISAEDRERMLSGGYVQYIGLGATHMLTGHDHLLFLFGVVFFLTTFKDVAKFVTVFTLGHCLTLVFATFYGITWNYYLIDAVIALSVMYKAFDNNGGFQKHLGMASPNLLAAVFGFGLLHGFGLSTRLQQLPLGDDSTAMLLRILSFNLGVEIGQIAALTVMVALLAVWRQRPSFARFSFAANQLLMYLGALLLLMQLHGYSHDSDPDSFRFPEQEHRHLHEDMDVEKTVDPDRNTL
- a CDS encoding LytR/AlgR family response regulator transcription factor: MSTLRVLLVDDEALSRLRLRTLLGDCVDPVCSVVGEAATAPAALHWLTLHQADVVLLDIHMPGMDGLQLAERLRGLPRAPAVIFVTAHAEHALAAFEVEAVDYLTKPVRRLRLQAALLRVAQRLPGPVATAPAPLDALPATPVIVVHERGELLRVPLAEVLYLKAEQKYVTLRTARQALLLDESLAELEERMGDRFLRIHRNALVARHAVVALERRDDSDGAEGWAVRIAPTDEWLAVSRRQLVAVREMLAAEGL
- a CDS encoding sensor histidine kinase is translated as MFMPPESDPNDLPDDLCQGGVVLRTVLFVHGVVALGLGFRALSVRQWLVDVSVVVAAVLPATLVWLLAACALGRARLRVPQRAQPAVAWLVLCGLGAACGAMAWTLLVWLGQIDEGWPTGLATVGSGAALSGAVFHWLRQRTRMRLPAGTQARLAELQSRIRPHFLFNALNSAIALVRVDPAQAEAVLEDLSELFRAALVGSGERVTLGEEVELAQRYLAIEQVRFGDRLNVRWKIDPLVENAWVPSLLLQPLVENAVKHGVEPSPTGGAIRIRAQARHGHALVTITNTVPEGRPRKGHGMALHNVRDRLQLLHDLDMRFEAGPIEGGRFRVRLLVPLVKGTETARGSAQRQKDKEKQP
- a CDS encoding right-handed parallel beta-helix repeat-containing protein, producing MRFIPTNRTSVRLQCSLASAGALMLAATASPAQGMRGTATVTRPPITQRPAPVIVLRTATAPAAALGLTACVPSGRGTDYRVGTGQPYTSLDAVPWESLRAGDTVRVFHRDTPYRSKFLIAGQGTADAPIRVCGVRGPNGERPVIDGSGATTRAALGPLYSNTLVYSHVHQDRSVIVLKSLATEAWTAYPRHIQIDGLKITRGHPDYRYRTAAGVERPYAPFGACIWIDRGQHITIADNEITDCQMGVFSKSTDDGDFAVTRNLRIAGNRFAGHGIVGDWHEHSTYLQSVGTVVEFNDYGPLRSGSPGNAIKDRSVGTVIRYNRIEEGAHAIDLVEAEDFPGTALALPAYRTTHVYGNQIVKTGDTGSVIHYGGDHFGSAPGAGWGEPLFRKGTLHFWNNTLLLKGTQAWVFQISTTQETVEAWNNAIHFAPTVVQRNLRMNQEVAAPWVGGGVLNLGVNWISTGWQDSDPWHTVGGSVSGTQWLVTGTSLPFDAASMQPVSGSALTDRAAAQPAVVYAHPLAYQLDALRRPVARRVNGTASDLGAVER